From Streptomyces sp. NBC_01754, a single genomic window includes:
- the serB gene encoding phosphoserine phosphatase SerB: MSASEPPRSPRSPELPDSPRDTGTPTLLVKIFGKDRPGITAGLFDTLAAFSVDVVDIEQVVTRGRIVLCALVTDPAAGGAIEGDLRSTVHSWAESLKLQAEIISGTGDNRPRGYGRSHVTVLGNPLTAESTAAIAARITSTGGNIDRVFRLAKYPVTAVEFAVSGTATEELRTALATEAAGIGVDIAVMSAGLSRRAQRLVVMDVDSTLIQDEVIELFAAHAGCEDEVAEVTGRAMRGELDFEQSLHARVALLAGLDESVVDKVRAEVRLTPGARTLIRTLKRLGYQVGVVSGGFTQVTDDLKERLGLDFASANTLEVVDGKLTGRVVGEVVDRAGKARLLRSFAGQAGVPLAQTVAIGDGANDLDMLNTAGLGVAFNAKPVVRQAAHTAVNVPFLDTVLYLLGITREEVEAADGLVD, translated from the coding sequence ATGAGCGCATCTGAGCCCCCTCGGTCACCCCGGTCTCCTGAGCTTCCCGATTCCCCGCGGGACACGGGCACGCCGACACTCCTCGTCAAGATCTTCGGCAAGGACCGGCCCGGCATCACCGCCGGTCTCTTCGACACCCTCGCCGCCTTCTCCGTCGACGTCGTCGACATCGAGCAGGTCGTCACCCGTGGCCGCATCGTGCTGTGCGCGCTGGTGACCGACCCGGCGGCGGGCGGCGCGATCGAGGGCGACCTGCGGTCCACGGTCCACAGCTGGGCGGAGTCGCTGAAGCTCCAGGCGGAGATCATCTCGGGGACCGGAGACAACCGTCCGCGCGGCTACGGCCGTTCCCACGTGACCGTGCTGGGCAACCCGCTGACGGCGGAGTCGACGGCGGCCATAGCGGCCAGGATCACCTCCACCGGCGGCAACATCGACCGCGTCTTCCGGCTGGCCAAGTATCCGGTCACGGCGGTCGAGTTCGCGGTGTCCGGCACCGCCACGGAGGAACTGCGCACCGCGCTGGCGACCGAGGCCGCCGGCATCGGCGTCGACATCGCCGTCATGTCGGCCGGGCTGAGCCGCCGGGCCCAGCGGCTGGTCGTGATGGACGTGGACTCCACGCTCATCCAGGACGAGGTCATCGAGCTCTTCGCGGCGCACGCCGGCTGTGAGGACGAGGTCGCCGAGGTGACCGGGCGGGCGATGCGCGGCGAGCTCGACTTCGAGCAGTCGCTGCACGCGCGGGTGGCGCTGCTGGCCGGGCTCGACGAGTCGGTGGTGGACAAGGTGCGGGCCGAGGTCCGGCTGACCCCCGGCGCCCGCACACTGATCCGTACCCTCAAACGCCTCGGCTACCAGGTGGGCGTGGTCTCGGGCGGTTTCACCCAGGTCACGGACGACCTCAAGGAGCGGCTCGGGCTCGACTTCGCCTCCGCCAACACGTTGGAGGTCGTCGACGGCAAGCTCACCGGCCGGGTCGTCGGTGAGGTCGTGGACCGGGCGGGCAAGGCGCGGCTGCTGCGGAGCTTCGCCGGGCAGGCCGGGGTGCCGCTGGCGCAGACGGTGGCGATCGGTGACGGTGCCAACGACCTGGACATGCTGAACACCGCCGGGCTGGGAGTCGCGTTCAACGCCAAACCGGTCGTCCGGCAGGCGGCCCACACGGCGGTGAACGTGCCGTTCCTGGACACCGTGCTGTACCTGCTGGGCATCACCCGCGAGGAGGTCGAGGCCGCCGACGGTCTCGTCGACTGA
- a CDS encoding SixA phosphatase family protein — protein sequence MSAETPRRIVFLRHAKAEWSQQSDHERPLAERGRKEAPVAGRRLADSGIDFDLALCSTATRTRETWKLAVQALPQRPRTVYEERLYEASVGELIALFGELPDDVRTVLVIGHNPGMHGVSDVLAGQAEGDALTRMTRDGFSTAAYAVIDFQGPWKSLEPGAGKLVGYATPND from the coding sequence ATGAGCGCCGAAACACCTCGCAGGATCGTCTTTCTCAGGCACGCAAAGGCGGAGTGGTCGCAGCAGTCCGACCACGAGCGGCCTCTCGCCGAACGGGGACGCAAGGAAGCCCCCGTCGCCGGCCGCCGGCTCGCCGATTCCGGTATCGACTTCGATCTGGCTCTGTGCTCGACCGCCACCAGGACCCGTGAGACCTGGAAGCTCGCGGTTCAGGCGTTGCCGCAGCGCCCCAGGACCGTGTACGAGGAGAGGCTGTACGAAGCCTCCGTCGGCGAGCTGATCGCCCTGTTCGGAGAGCTCCCCGACGACGTCCGCACGGTCCTGGTCATCGGCCACAACCCGGGTATGCACGGGGTGTCGGACGTCCTGGCCGGTCAGGCCGAGGGGGACGCGCTCACCCGGATGACCAGGGACGGCTTCTCCACCGCCGCCTACGCGGTCATCGACTTCCAGGGCCCCTGGAAGAGCCTGGAGCCGGGTGCCGGCAAGCTCGTCGGGTACGCGACGCCGAACGACTGA
- a CDS encoding SGM_5486 family transporter-associated protein: MPVLDPHPRNGQKKLLLVLGAMLLITVVIGVIATIASP, encoded by the coding sequence ATGCCAGTGCTCGATCCGCATCCCCGCAACGGTCAGAAGAAGCTTCTCCTCGTGCTCGGGGCGATGCTGCTCATCACGGTGGTCATCGGAGTGATCGCGACGATCGCCTCTCCCTAG
- a CDS encoding CynX/NimT family MFS transporter codes for MRHDESPTLNPASAPPTAAGGGEETASRPSPWLLRMVTVGLVLAALNLRPAITSLGPLLEEVRDGLHMNGSVAGVLTSVPPFCFALFGFMAPRLARRFGPGAVVCAGMAAIAAGLLIRPYTGGTAGFLAASALALMGIAVSNVLMPVIVKRWFPDRVGSMTGLYSMALALGTSFAAALTVPVTQALGGNWRTGLAVWAAPAVIAVLPWLVALLRGGEGAAGQRGTRPAATSEPAPALRITRSRTSWALACFFGLQATAAYITMGWIPQIFRDAGVSAGTAGVLLAVTMAMGVPLAFVIPRLAARLRNQGPIVLVLSGCGLLGYLGLHLAPVGGAWAWALLLGISNCAFPLALTMIGMRARSGAGVVRLSAFAQSTGYLLSIPGPLLVGVLYEHSGGWGLPLALMAGLLVPQTVAGLLAGRNRVIEDEC; via the coding sequence ATGCGTCATGACGAGTCTCCGACCCTGAACCCCGCCTCCGCCCCGCCCACGGCCGCCGGCGGCGGCGAGGAAACGGCCTCCCGGCCGTCCCCCTGGCTGCTGCGCATGGTCACCGTCGGCCTCGTCCTCGCCGCGCTCAACCTGCGTCCCGCCATCACCAGCCTCGGCCCGCTCCTGGAGGAGGTCCGTGACGGGCTCCACATGAACGGCAGCGTCGCCGGGGTACTCACCTCGGTGCCGCCGTTCTGCTTCGCCCTGTTCGGGTTCATGGCGCCGCGGCTGGCCCGCCGGTTCGGTCCCGGCGCCGTCGTCTGCGCGGGCATGGCGGCCATCGCGGCCGGGCTGCTGATCCGGCCCTACACCGGCGGCACCGCCGGATTCCTCGCCGCCAGCGCCCTCGCCCTGATGGGCATCGCCGTCAGCAACGTCCTGATGCCCGTCATCGTCAAGCGCTGGTTCCCCGACCGCGTCGGCAGCATGACCGGCCTCTACTCGATGGCGCTCGCCCTCGGCACGTCGTTCGCGGCCGCCCTCACCGTGCCCGTGACGCAGGCGCTGGGCGGCAACTGGAGGACCGGCCTCGCCGTCTGGGCGGCGCCGGCCGTCATCGCCGTACTGCCCTGGCTGGTCGCGCTCCTACGGGGCGGCGAGGGGGCGGCCGGACAGCGCGGCACACGGCCCGCGGCCACCTCGGAGCCCGCCCCCGCGCTGAGGATCACCCGCAGCCGCACCTCCTGGGCGCTCGCCTGCTTCTTCGGCCTCCAGGCCACCGCCGCCTACATCACCATGGGCTGGATCCCGCAGATCTTCCGGGACGCGGGGGTCTCGGCCGGCACCGCGGGCGTCCTGCTCGCCGTGACCATGGCCATGGGCGTGCCCCTCGCCTTCGTCATCCCCCGGCTCGCCGCCCGGCTGCGGAACCAGGGCCCGATCGTCCTCGTCCTGAGCGGCTGCGGACTCCTCGGCTACCTCGGCCTCCACCTGGCCCCGGTCGGCGGCGCCTGGGCCTGGGCGCTGCTGCTGGGCATCTCCAACTGCGCCTTCCCGCTCGCCCTCACCATGATCGGCATGCGCGCCCGCTCAGGGGCCGGGGTGGTCCGGCTCTCCGCCTTCGCCCAGTCCACCGGCTACCTCCTCTCGATCCCCGGACCGCTGCTCGTCGGCGTGCTGTACGAGCACAGCGGCGGCTGGGGCCTGCCGCTCGCCCTGATGGCCGGGCTCCTGGTGCCCCAGACGGTGGCCGGACTGCTCGCCGGGCGGAACCGGGTGATCGAGGACGAGTGCTGA
- a CDS encoding FadR/GntR family transcriptional regulator → MALTSPRRSALADQVIAQLRNQITTGEWPVGSRIPTEPELVERLGVARNTVREAVRALAHNGLLDIRQGSGTYVVATSELAGVMQRRFADADPRHIAELRSTLESSAARLAALRRTDRDLRQLDTLMARREETWAAGDAEAFVAADATLHLAVVGASHNDVLTELYADLNDLLRDRLRGDVGTELRPEDHVDHARLVEAIRAGDAETAAAEAAGHALNCLRDRV, encoded by the coding sequence ATGGCGCTGACGTCTCCACGGCGTTCGGCTCTCGCCGACCAGGTGATCGCCCAGCTGAGGAACCAGATCACGACGGGCGAGTGGCCGGTGGGTTCCCGGATCCCCACCGAGCCCGAGCTGGTCGAGCGGCTGGGGGTCGCCCGCAACACGGTGCGCGAGGCCGTGCGCGCCCTGGCTCACAACGGGCTGCTGGACATCCGCCAGGGCTCCGGCACGTACGTGGTCGCCACGAGCGAGCTGGCGGGCGTGATGCAGCGCCGGTTCGCGGACGCCGACCCCCGGCACATCGCCGAGCTGCGCTCCACGCTGGAGTCGTCGGCGGCCCGGCTGGCCGCGCTCCGGCGCACCGACCGGGACCTGCGGCAGCTGGACACGCTGATGGCGCGGCGCGAGGAGACGTGGGCCGCGGGGGACGCGGAGGCCTTCGTCGCCGCGGACGCGACCCTGCACCTCGCTGTCGTGGGCGCCTCCCACAACGACGTACTGACCGAGCTCTACGCCGACCTGAACGACCTGCTCCGCGACCGTCTGCGCGGCGACGTGGGCACGGAGCTGCGCCCCGAGGACCACGTGGACCACGCCCGGCTCGTCGAGGCGATCCGGGCGGGAGACGCGGAGACGGCCGCGGCGGAGGCGGCCGGTCACGCGCTGAACTGCCTGCGGGACCGGGTCTGA
- the fabI gene encoding enoyl-ACP reductase FabI yields MSGILDGKRILVTGVLMESSIAFHVAKVAQEQGAEVILTAFPRPTLTERIAKKLPKPAKVIELDVTNDEHLDRLAGLVRDELGSLDGVVHSIGFAPQDALGGNFLNTPFESVATAMHVSAFSLKSLAMACKPLMGEGGSIVGLTFDAQFAWPQYDWMGPAKAALEATSRYLARDLGKDGLRCNLVSAGPLRSMAAKSIPGFDELADVWNHRSPLAWDMADPEPAGLGIVALLSDFFPKTTGEIIHVDGGVHMMGA; encoded by the coding sequence ATGAGCGGAATCCTCGACGGCAAGCGCATCCTCGTCACAGGGGTGCTGATGGAGTCGTCCATCGCGTTCCACGTCGCGAAGGTGGCCCAGGAGCAGGGCGCGGAGGTCATCCTGACGGCCTTCCCCCGGCCGACACTGACCGAGCGCATCGCCAAGAAGCTGCCCAAGCCGGCCAAGGTCATCGAGTTGGACGTCACCAACGACGAGCACCTGGACCGGCTCGCCGGCCTGGTCCGGGACGAACTCGGGTCGCTGGACGGGGTCGTGCACTCCATCGGCTTCGCGCCGCAGGACGCGCTGGGCGGCAACTTCCTGAACACGCCGTTCGAGTCGGTCGCCACGGCGATGCACGTCTCGGCGTTCTCGCTGAAGTCGCTCGCCATGGCCTGCAAGCCGCTGATGGGCGAGGGCGGGTCGATCGTCGGCCTCACCTTCGACGCGCAGTTCGCCTGGCCGCAGTACGACTGGATGGGCCCCGCCAAGGCGGCCCTGGAGGCCACCTCCCGCTACCTCGCCCGTGACCTGGGCAAGGACGGTCTGCGCTGCAACCTGGTCTCCGCCGGGCCGCTCCGCTCGATGGCCGCCAAGTCCATCCCGGGCTTCGACGAGCTCGCGGACGTCTGGAACCACCGCTCGCCGCTGGCGTGGGACATGGCCGACCCGGAGCCGGCCGGTCTCGGCATCGTCGCGCTCCTGTCGGACTTCTTCCCGAAGACGACGGGTGAGATCATCCACGTCGACGGTGGCGTGCACATGATGGGCGCCTGA
- the fabG gene encoding 3-oxoacyl-[acyl-carrier-protein] reductase yields the protein MSRSVLVTGGNRGIGLAIARAFADNGDKVAITYRSGEPPQALTDAGCLAVRCDITDTEQVEQAYKEIEEKHGPVEVLVANAGITKDQLLMRMSEDDFTSVLETNLTGTFRVVKRANRPMLRAKKGRVVLISSVVGLLGSAGQANYAASKAGLVGFARSLARELGSRNITFNVVAPGFVDTDMTQVLTDEQRKNIVSQVPLGRYAQPAEIAAAVRFLASDDASYITGAVIPVDGGLGMGH from the coding sequence TTGAGCCGCTCGGTTCTCGTCACCGGAGGAAACCGGGGCATCGGCCTCGCCATCGCCCGCGCCTTCGCCGACAACGGCGACAAGGTCGCGATCACCTACCGCTCCGGCGAGCCGCCCCAGGCGCTCACCGACGCGGGCTGCCTGGCGGTCCGATGCGACATCACCGACACCGAACAGGTGGAGCAGGCCTACAAGGAGATCGAGGAGAAGCACGGTCCCGTGGAGGTGCTGGTGGCCAACGCCGGTATCACCAAGGACCAGTTGCTGATGCGGATGTCGGAGGACGACTTCACCTCCGTCCTCGAGACCAACCTCACCGGCACCTTCCGCGTCGTCAAGCGCGCCAACCGCCCGATGCTGCGCGCGAAGAAGGGCCGCGTCGTCCTGATCTCCTCCGTCGTCGGTCTGCTGGGGTCGGCCGGACAGGCCAACTACGCGGCGTCCAAGGCGGGCCTGGTCGGTTTCGCGCGGTCGCTGGCCCGTGAGCTCGGCTCGCGGAACATCACGTTCAACGTCGTCGCGCCCGGGTTCGTCGACACCGACATGACCCAGGTGCTCACCGACGAGCAGCGCAAGAACATCGTGTCGCAGGTGCCGCTGGGCCGTTACGCGCAGCCCGCCGAGATCGCCGCGGCGGTGCGCTTCCTGGCGTCCGACGACGCGTCGTACATCACTGGAGCCGTCATTCCCGTTGACGGCGGATTGGGCATGGGTCACTGA
- a CDS encoding TldD/PmbA family protein produces the protein MAHEVDQSFLALPLRALADAALARARALGAAHADFRFERVRAGSWRLRDARPSGTSDTTDLGYAVRVVHGGAWGFAAGVDLTMDAAAKVASQAVAMAKLSAKVIAAAGSDERVELADEPVHGERTWVSAYDVDPFSVPDEEKTGLLAEWSGRLLASAGVAHVDASLMTVHENKFYADTAGTVTTQQRVRIQPQLTAVAVDSATGGFDSMRTLAPPVGRGWEYLTGTGWDWDAELERIPELLAEKMRAPSVEAGRHDLVVDPSNLWLTIHESVGHATELDRALGYEAAYAGTSFATFDQLGRLTYGSPVMNVTGDRTAEHGLATIGYDDEGVEAQSWDLIRDGTLVGYQTDRRIAKLTGLGRSNGCAYADSPGHVPVQRMANVSLRPDPGGVSTKDLIGGVERGIYVVGDRSWSIDMQRYNFQFTGQRAYRIRDGRLDGQLRDFAYQGVTPEFWQSLEAVGGPSTYVLGGAFNCGKAQPGQVAAVSHGCPSALFRGVSILNTAQEAGR, from the coding sequence GTGGCCCACGAGGTAGATCAGTCGTTCCTGGCCCTGCCACTGCGGGCCCTCGCCGACGCGGCGCTCGCGCGGGCCCGCGCGCTGGGCGCGGCGCACGCCGACTTCCGGTTCGAGCGGGTCCGTGCCGGCTCCTGGCGGCTGCGGGACGCCCGGCCCTCGGGCACGTCGGACACCACCGATCTCGGCTACGCGGTCCGGGTCGTGCACGGCGGCGCGTGGGGGTTCGCGGCCGGGGTGGACCTGACGATGGACGCGGCGGCCAAGGTGGCCTCGCAGGCCGTCGCCATGGCCAAGCTGTCGGCGAAGGTGATCGCGGCGGCCGGCTCCGACGAGCGTGTGGAACTGGCGGACGAGCCGGTGCACGGCGAACGGACCTGGGTGTCGGCCTACGACGTCGACCCGTTCTCCGTGCCGGACGAGGAGAAGACCGGACTGCTCGCGGAGTGGAGCGGGCGGCTGCTGGCGTCCGCCGGGGTCGCCCACGTGGACGCCTCGCTCATGACCGTCCACGAGAACAAGTTCTACGCGGACACGGCCGGCACCGTCACCACACAGCAGCGGGTGCGGATCCAGCCACAGCTGACCGCCGTGGCCGTGGACTCCGCGACCGGCGGGTTCGACTCGATGCGGACGCTCGCGCCGCCCGTCGGCCGCGGCTGGGAGTACCTCACCGGCACCGGCTGGGACTGGGACGCCGAGCTGGAGCGGATCCCGGAACTGCTGGCCGAGAAGATGCGGGCGCCGAGCGTCGAGGCGGGCCGTCACGACCTGGTCGTCGACCCGTCCAACCTCTGGCTCACCATCCACGAGTCGGTCGGCCACGCCACCGAGCTGGACCGCGCGCTGGGGTACGAGGCGGCGTACGCGGGGACCTCGTTCGCCACCTTCGACCAGCTGGGCAGGCTGACGTACGGCTCCCCCGTGATGAACGTGACGGGCGACCGCACCGCCGAGCACGGGCTCGCGACCATCGGGTACGACGACGAGGGCGTCGAGGCGCAGTCCTGGGACCTGATCAGGGACGGCACGCTGGTGGGCTACCAGACGGACCGGCGGATCGCGAAGCTGACCGGCCTGGGCCGGTCCAACGGGTGCGCGTACGCGGACTCCCCGGGCCACGTGCCCGTCCAGCGCATGGCGAACGTGTCCCTGCGGCCGGACCCCGGCGGGGTGTCCACGAAGGACCTGATCGGCGGGGTGGAGCGCGGGATCTACGTGGTCGGCGACCGCTCCTGGTCGATCGACATGCAGCGGTACAACTTCCAGTTCACCGGTCAGCGGGCCTACAGGATCCGCGACGGCCGCCTCGACGGACAGCTCCGGGACTTCGCCTACCAGGGGGTCACCCCCGAGTTCTGGCAGTCCCTGGAGGCCGTCGGAGGGCCGTCGACCTACGTACTGGGTGGGGCCTTCAACTGCGGAAAGGCCCAGCCGGGCCAGGTCGCGGCCGTCTCGCACGGCTGCCCGTCCGCCCTCTTCCGGGGCGTCAGCATCCTCAACACGGCGCAGGAGGCCGGACGATGA
- a CDS encoding metallopeptidase TldD-related protein, translating into MSRVSKPHETVERALELSTADDCVVIAEENSSAHLRWAGNALTTNGVTRGRTLTVIATVDGARGTASGVVTRSAVTPDDLEPLVRAAEAAARGAGPAEDARPLPSGVPASAGFTDAPAETGSGVFADFAPALGDAFARARSGGRGLYGFAHHEMTSTYLGTSTGLRLRHDQPNGTLELNAKSPDRTRSAWAGRATRDFGDVDPAALDAELALRLRWAERRTELPAGRYETLLPPTAVADLLIYQYWSAAARDAAEGRTVFSRPGGGTRLGEKLSGLPLTLRSDPHEPGLECAPFVIAHSSGDDASVFDNGLPLEPTRWIEDGRLERLTTTRHSAGLTGLPVAPTVDNLVLDGGGERSLEEMVAATTGRALLLTSLWYIREVDPATLLLTGLTRDGVYLVEDGEVVGEVNNFRFNESPVGLLSRASEAGRTERTLPREWGDYFTRAAMPALRVPDFHMSSVSRGV; encoded by the coding sequence ATGAGCCGCGTCAGCAAGCCGCACGAGACCGTCGAGCGGGCGCTCGAACTGTCCACCGCCGACGACTGTGTGGTCATCGCGGAGGAGAACTCCTCCGCGCATCTGCGCTGGGCCGGCAACGCGCTCACCACGAACGGGGTCACACGGGGCAGGACCCTGACCGTGATCGCGACGGTGGACGGCGCCCGGGGGACGGCGTCCGGCGTGGTGACGCGCTCGGCCGTCACCCCGGACGACCTGGAACCGCTCGTCCGGGCCGCCGAGGCCGCGGCCCGCGGCGCCGGGCCGGCCGAGGACGCCCGGCCGCTCCCCTCCGGCGTCCCGGCGTCGGCCGGCTTCACGGACGCCCCGGCCGAGACGGGCTCCGGCGTCTTCGCCGACTTCGCGCCCGCCCTCGGCGACGCCTTCGCCCGGGCGCGTTCCGGCGGCCGCGGACTGTACGGCTTCGCCCACCACGAGATGACCTCCACCTACCTCGGGACGTCGACGGGACTGCGGCTGCGCCACGACCAGCCGAACGGCACGCTGGAGCTGAACGCCAAGTCCCCCGACCGCACCCGGTCCGCCTGGGCGGGGCGGGCCACCCGGGACTTCGGGGACGTGGACCCGGCGGCGCTGGACGCGGAGCTCGCGCTGCGGCTGCGCTGGGCCGAGCGCCGCACCGAACTCCCGGCCGGCCGGTACGAGACGCTGCTGCCGCCGACCGCGGTGGCCGATCTGCTGATCTACCAGTACTGGTCGGCGGCGGCACGGGACGCCGCCGAGGGCCGTACGGTCTTCTCCCGGCCGGGGGGCGGGACACGGCTCGGCGAGAAGCTGTCCGGGCTGCCGCTGACCCTGCGCAGCGACCCCCACGAACCCGGTCTGGAGTGTGCGCCGTTCGTGATCGCCCACTCCTCCGGCGACGACGCCTCCGTCTTCGACAACGGGCTGCCGCTGGAGCCGACCCGGTGGATCGAGGACGGCCGCCTGGAGCGGCTGACCACGACCCGGCACTCGGCCGGACTGACGGGTCTGCCGGTGGCGCCCACGGTGGACAATCTCGTCCTGGACGGGGGCGGCGAGCGGTCGCTGGAGGAGATGGTGGCCGCGACGACCGGGCGGGCCCTGCTGCTGACCTCCCTCTGGTACATCCGCGAGGTGGACCCGGCGACGCTGCTGCTGACGGGGCTGACCCGGGACGGCGTGTACCTGGTGGAGGACGGCGAGGTCGTCGGCGAGGTGAACAACTTCCGGTTCAACGAGTCGCCGGTCGGCCTGCTGTCCCGGGCCTCGGAGGCGGGCCGTACGGAGCGGACGCTGCCCCGCGAGTGGGGCGACTACTTCACCCGGGCCGCCATGCCCGCGCTGCGCGTCCCGGACTTCCACATGAGCTCGGTCAGCCGGGGCGTGTGA
- the tyrS gene encoding tyrosine--tRNA ligase: protein MTDIVDELKWRGLFAQSTDEDALRKALADGPVTFYCGFDPTAASLHVGHLVQVLTMRRLQLAGLRPLALVGGATGQIGDPRPTAERTLNDPETIAAWVHRLRGQIEPFLTFEGPNAATMVNNLDWTAGLSAIEFLRDVGKHFRVNKMLTKDSVARRLESQEGISYTEFSYQLLQGMDFLELYRRHGCTLQQGGSDQWGNLTAGIDLIHRLEPGAEVHALATPLMVKADGTKFGKSESGAVWLDPEMTTPYAFYQFWLNVDDRDISTYMRILSFRSREELEELEQLTQERPQARSAQRALAEELTTLVHGGAQCAAVVAASKALFGQGDLAELDEATLGAALSEVPHARVAELGPVVDLLVEVGLSASKSAARRTVKEGGAYVNNAKVTDGEAAPARAELLHGRWLVLRRGKKNLAAVEVTAG, encoded by the coding sequence GTGACGGACATCGTCGACGAGCTGAAGTGGCGCGGGCTGTTCGCCCAGTCCACCGACGAAGACGCCCTGCGCAAGGCTCTCGCGGACGGCCCGGTCACGTTCTATTGCGGTTTCGACCCGACCGCGGCCAGCCTCCACGTCGGCCACCTGGTCCAGGTGCTCACCATGCGCCGGCTCCAGCTCGCGGGACTCAGGCCGCTCGCCCTGGTCGGCGGGGCCACCGGACAGATCGGCGACCCGCGGCCGACCGCGGAGCGCACGCTGAACGACCCGGAGACCATCGCGGCCTGGGTGCACCGGCTGCGCGGGCAGATCGAGCCCTTCCTCACCTTCGAGGGCCCGAACGCCGCCACGATGGTGAACAACCTGGACTGGACGGCGGGCCTCTCCGCGATCGAGTTCCTCCGGGACGTCGGCAAGCACTTCCGCGTCAACAAGATGCTCACGAAGGACTCCGTCGCCCGCCGGCTGGAGTCCCAGGAGGGCATCAGCTACACCGAGTTCAGCTACCAGCTGCTCCAGGGCATGGACTTCCTGGAGCTGTACCGCCGGCACGGCTGCACCCTCCAGCAGGGCGGCAGCGACCAGTGGGGCAACCTCACGGCGGGCATCGACCTGATCCACCGCCTGGAGCCGGGCGCCGAGGTCCACGCACTGGCGACGCCGCTGATGGTCAAGGCCGACGGCACCAAGTTCGGCAAGTCCGAGAGCGGCGCGGTCTGGCTGGACCCGGAGATGACCACCCCGTACGCGTTCTACCAGTTCTGGCTGAACGTGGACGACCGGGACATCTCGACGTACATGCGCATCCTCAGCTTCAGGAGCCGTGAGGAGCTGGAGGAGCTGGAACAGCTCACCCAGGAGCGTCCGCAGGCCCGCTCGGCGCAGCGCGCGCTGGCCGAGGAGCTGACGACGCTGGTGCACGGCGGCGCGCAGTGCGCGGCGGTCGTCGCCGCCTCCAAGGCACTCTTCGGCCAGGGCGATCTGGCCGAGCTGGACGAGGCGACGCTCGGCGCGGCACTCTCCGAGGTCCCCCACGCCCGGGTCGCCGAGCTGGGCCCGGTGGTGGACCTCCTGGTGGAGGTCGGCCTGTCGGCCAGCAAGTCGGCCGCCCGCCGCACGGTCAAGGAGGGCGGGGCCTACGTGAACAACGCGAAGGTCACGGACGGCGAGGCGGCCCCGGCCCGCGCGGAGTTGCTGCACGGGCGCTGGCTGGTCCTGCGCCGGGGCAAGAAGAACCTGGCGGCCGTCGAGGTCACCGCCGGCTGA
- a CDS encoding GlsB/YeaQ/YmgE family stress response membrane protein — MGWLWAIIVGLVLGVIARAILPGKQNIPLWLTVVFGILGGILGNAVAGWLGVRDTKGIDWTRHVLQLIGAIAVVGVGDMLWQAIRGNRGDRQRT, encoded by the coding sequence ATGGGATGGCTGTGGGCAATCATCGTGGGGCTCGTACTGGGTGTCATCGCCCGGGCGATCCTGCCGGGCAAGCAGAACATCCCCCTGTGGCTGACGGTGGTGTTCGGCATCCTGGGCGGCATCCTCGGTAACGCCGTGGCCGGCTGGCTCGGCGTACGCGACACCAAGGGCATCGACTGGACGCGCCATGTGCTCCAGCTGATCGGCGCCATCGCCGTCGTCGGGGTCGGTGACATGCTCTGGCAGGCGATCAGGGGCAACCGGGGCGACCGGCAGAGAACCTGA
- a CDS encoding DUF3099 domain-containing protein, whose translation MAGGAIWWWDTMRNQRGAGVFRITGARQSLADDVRGRQRRYIISMSVRTVSVVLAAALWNVERHVAVVALVLGALLPYVAVVVANAGRENSPSLPPTYVSAPVRPALDAAAAAGPTAPVPESGTGGPGGGAPGAV comes from the coding sequence ATGGCCGGCGGAGCGATCTGGTGGTGGGACACGATGCGGAATCAGCGGGGCGCGGGGGTCTTCCGGATCACGGGTGCCCGGCAGTCACTCGCCGACGACGTGCGGGGCAGACAGCGGCGCTACATCATCTCGATGTCCGTGCGGACCGTCTCCGTGGTGCTGGCCGCCGCGCTGTGGAACGTCGAGAGGCATGTGGCGGTGGTGGCCCTCGTGCTGGGTGCCCTGCTCCCCTACGTCGCGGTGGTCGTCGCCAACGCGGGCCGCGAGAACTCCCCTTCCCTTCCCCCGACGTACGTGTCCGCCCCCGTGCGGCCCGCCCTGGACGCGGCCGCGGCGGCGGGTCCGACGGCGCCCGTACCGGAATCCGGGACCGGGGGTCCCGGCGGAGGTGCGCCCGGCGCCGTGTGA